A section of the Streptomyces sp. NBC_00178 genome encodes:
- a CDS encoding SAM-dependent methyltransferase, whose translation MTTGIPQPPIDTSRPHSARVYDSLLGGKDNYPVDQAVAEQLPPEAKAGAFQNRAFMNRATAWLAAEGVGQFLDIGTGIPTAPNLHQIAQEIRPDARVVYCDNDPIVLRHAEALLVSRPEGATDYVHADVLEPATIIEAARRVLDFDRPIALSLLGLLHFLPDDLDPVGIVRTLTASLSPGSHVVLSQGASDVNPERGEQGRAEYGKGGIRLALRTRAEFERFFEGMDIVEPGLVTAPEWFRGTPAPRPEMSGVYVAVARIP comes from the coding sequence ATGACGACCGGGATACCTCAGCCCCCCATCGACACCAGCCGGCCCCACTCGGCCCGTGTCTACGACTCGCTGCTCGGCGGCAAGGACAACTACCCGGTCGACCAGGCCGTGGCGGAGCAGCTGCCGCCCGAGGCGAAGGCCGGGGCGTTCCAGAACCGCGCCTTCATGAACCGGGCGACCGCCTGGCTGGCCGCTGAGGGCGTCGGCCAGTTCCTCGACATCGGCACGGGCATCCCGACCGCGCCGAACCTGCACCAGATCGCCCAGGAGATCAGGCCAGACGCGCGGGTCGTCTACTGCGACAACGACCCGATCGTGCTGCGGCACGCGGAGGCCCTCCTCGTCAGCCGCCCCGAGGGGGCGACGGACTACGTCCACGCGGACGTGCTCGAACCGGCGACGATCATCGAAGCGGCCCGCAGGGTCCTGGACTTCGACCGTCCCATCGCCCTCTCGCTGCTGGGGCTCCTCCACTTCCTGCCCGACGACCTGGACCCCGTGGGGATCGTGCGCACCCTGACGGCCTCGCTGAGCCCGGGCAGCCATGTGGTCCTGTCGCAGGGCGCGTCGGACGTGAACCCCGAACGCGGCGAGCAGGGCAGGGCGGAGTACGGCAAGGGCGGAATCCGGCTCGCCCTGCGCACCCGCGCGGAGTTCGAGCGGTTCTTCGAGGGCATGGACATCGTCGAGCCGGGGCTCGTGACGGCCCCCGAGTGGTTCCGCGGCACGCCGGCCCCCCGTCCCGAGATGAGCGGCGTGTACGTCGCCGTGGCCCGCATCCCGTAA
- a CDS encoding class I SAM-dependent methyltransferase has translation MTEDRRHPAAEAFDAIGADYETAFAGSQAHRASLETLLAQLPPRGRILDVGSGTGRPTAHTLAAAGHDVLGVDVSPVMVDLAARRVPGATFRNADIRQVPLDEGAFDAVCVYFSLLQMSREDQRALVRRLAGALRPGGRLVLATIPLDVEGVEAVFMGQEVRVTSFGPEECRALVTGAGLTLTQEHDAVFTPGHPGAVPEPHLYLHCLREPV, from the coding sequence ATGACCGAAGACCGGCGGCATCCCGCAGCCGAGGCGTTCGACGCCATCGGTGCCGACTACGAGACGGCCTTCGCCGGCTCACAGGCCCACCGCGCCTCGCTGGAGACGCTGCTGGCCCAGCTCCCGCCGCGCGGCCGGATCCTGGACGTCGGCAGCGGCACCGGCCGGCCGACCGCCCACACGCTGGCGGCCGCCGGGCACGACGTACTGGGCGTCGACGTGTCCCCGGTCATGGTGGACCTGGCGGCCCGCCGGGTCCCGGGCGCAACGTTCCGCAACGCGGACATCCGCCAGGTCCCGCTCGACGAGGGCGCCTTCGACGCGGTGTGCGTCTACTTCTCGCTCCTGCAGATGTCACGGGAGGACCAGCGTGCGCTGGTCCGGCGGCTCGCCGGGGCGCTCCGGCCCGGCGGCCGTCTGGTGCTGGCCACGATCCCGCTGGACGTCGAGGGGGTGGAGGCCGTCTTCATGGGCCAGGAGGTGCGCGTGACCAGTTTCGGACCCGAGGAGTGCAGGGCCCTCGTCACCGGCGCCGGACTCACCCTCACGCAGGAGCACGACGCCGTGTTCACCCCCGGCCATCCGGGAGCCGTGCCCGAGCCGCACCTCTATCTCCACTGCCTGCGGGAACCGGTGTGA
- a CDS encoding SpoIIE family protein phosphatase → MAGRDGRPRSFLGMRSLAGQVFLLQVAIVVLLVAAAVAALVLQSRADSEREARNRSVAVAETFANSPGMEAALKSPDPTAVLQPKAEAARKASGVDFIVVLNRDAIRFTHPLPDRIGKKFVGEVGPALDGRVVTEKLTGTIGPLIQAVVPVSGADGKVIGLVSAGITIKSVSGVADNQFPLLFGSAAGILLLTMGGTALVTRRLKRQTHGLGPTEMTRMYEHHDAVLHSVREGVVIVGGDGRLLLANDEARRLLALPPDLDGRRVTDLGLDQVTTGLLASGRSATDEVYSVGDRLLAVSQRATDRDGGPPGSVTTLRDTTELQALTGKAAMARGRLKLLYDAGTEIGTALDVIRTCEELADFATARFADYATVDLAEAVLRGEEPTSAGGTSGGLRRSAFSGLRDDTGLHPLGSVVRFLPDTELGAGLLRGEAVLVPDLAQHTGWQQPDPERGARIVACGLHSLIAVPMRARGVILGVALFWRSERPEPFEDEDLSVAEELVARAAVSIDNARRYSREHNVAVTLQRSLLPRGLPDQTAIDAAYRYLPAQAGLGGLGGVGGDWFDIIPLPGARVALVVGDVVGHGLHAAATMGRLRTAVHNFSTLDLPPDELLWHLDELVARIDQDESADGSEGGGVTGATCLYAIYDPVSGRCSMARAGHLQPVVVSPDGDARFADVPGGPPLGLGGMPFETLDVHLAENSRLVLYTDGLVEDRHRDIDEGLEILRSTLAGHPGRTPEETCEAVLRTLVPARARDDVALLVGRTRRMAPENVAEWEVPSDPSAVARVRADVSRKLSEWGLAEEAFTTELIFSELVTNSIRYATGPIGVRLLRDRTLICEVSDRSSTSPHLRQAASMDEGGRGLFLVAQLAERWGTRYTDDGGKVIWTEQLLQP, encoded by the coding sequence ATGGCCGGACGCGACGGCCGCCCGCGTTCGTTTCTCGGCATGAGAAGCCTCGCCGGTCAGGTCTTTCTCCTCCAAGTGGCGATCGTGGTGTTGCTCGTCGCAGCCGCCGTGGCCGCGCTCGTGCTGCAGTCCCGGGCGGACAGCGAGCGTGAGGCCCGCAACCGCTCGGTCGCCGTGGCCGAGACCTTCGCGAACTCCCCGGGCATGGAAGCGGCCCTGAAGAGCCCCGATCCCACCGCGGTGCTCCAGCCGAAGGCCGAAGCCGCGCGCAAGGCCTCCGGGGTCGACTTCATCGTCGTCCTGAACCGGGACGCCATCCGCTTCACCCACCCGCTGCCCGACCGGATCGGCAAGAAGTTCGTCGGCGAGGTGGGCCCCGCACTCGACGGCCGCGTCGTCACCGAGAAGCTCACCGGGACCATCGGGCCGCTGATCCAGGCGGTCGTCCCCGTGTCCGGCGCCGACGGCAAGGTGATCGGGCTGGTGTCCGCGGGAATCACCATCAAGAGCGTCAGCGGGGTGGCGGACAACCAGTTCCCCCTCCTCTTCGGCTCGGCAGCCGGGATCCTGCTGCTCACCATGGGCGGCACGGCGCTCGTCACGCGGCGCCTGAAGCGGCAGACCCACGGCCTCGGCCCCACCGAGATGACCCGGATGTACGAGCACCACGACGCGGTTCTGCACTCCGTGCGGGAGGGCGTCGTCATCGTCGGCGGCGACGGACGGCTGCTGCTGGCCAACGACGAGGCACGGAGACTCCTGGCGCTGCCCCCCGACCTCGACGGCCGACGTGTCACGGACCTCGGCCTCGACCAGGTCACCACCGGGCTGCTGGCCTCCGGACGCAGTGCGACCGACGAGGTGTACTCCGTCGGCGACAGGCTGCTCGCCGTCAGCCAGCGCGCCACCGACAGGGACGGAGGCCCGCCGGGCAGCGTGACGACCCTGCGCGACACGACCGAGCTGCAGGCCCTCACCGGCAAGGCCGCCATGGCGCGCGGACGGCTCAAGCTCCTCTACGACGCGGGCACCGAGATCGGCACCGCGCTCGACGTCATCCGGACGTGCGAGGAGCTGGCCGACTTCGCCACCGCGAGATTCGCCGACTACGCCACCGTCGACCTCGCCGAGGCGGTGCTGCGCGGCGAGGAGCCGACATCGGCCGGCGGGACCTCCGGCGGGCTGCGGCGGTCCGCCTTCAGCGGGCTCCGCGACGACACCGGACTCCACCCGCTGGGCTCGGTGGTCCGCTTCCTGCCGGACACCGAACTCGGGGCGGGTCTCCTCAGGGGCGAGGCGGTCCTCGTACCCGATCTGGCACAGCACACCGGCTGGCAGCAGCCCGATCCGGAGCGGGGCGCGCGGATCGTCGCCTGCGGCCTCCACTCACTGATCGCCGTCCCCATGCGGGCCAGGGGAGTGATCCTCGGAGTGGCGCTGTTCTGGCGGTCCGAGCGGCCCGAACCGTTCGAGGACGAGGACCTGTCGGTCGCCGAGGAACTGGTGGCCCGCGCCGCGGTGAGCATCGACAACGCGCGCCGCTACTCGCGCGAGCACAACGTCGCCGTCACCCTGCAGCGCAGCCTGCTGCCGCGCGGACTTCCGGACCAGACCGCCATCGACGCGGCCTACCGGTACCTGCCCGCTCAGGCCGGGCTGGGCGGGCTCGGCGGTGTCGGCGGCGACTGGTTCGACATCATCCCGCTGCCCGGCGCCCGGGTCGCGCTCGTGGTCGGCGACGTCGTGGGGCACGGCCTGCACGCGGCCGCCACGATGGGGCGCCTGCGTACGGCGGTCCACAACTTCTCCACCCTGGACCTGCCGCCGGACGAACTGCTGTGGCACCTGGACGAACTGGTCGCCCGGATCGACCAGGACGAGTCGGCCGACGGCTCCGAGGGCGGCGGCGTCACCGGTGCCACCTGCCTCTACGCGATCTACGACCCGGTGTCCGGGCGCTGCAGCATGGCGCGGGCCGGCCACCTCCAGCCCGTGGTCGTCAGCCCCGACGGCGACGCGCGGTTCGCCGACGTGCCCGGCGGGCCCCCGCTGGGACTGGGCGGGATGCCCTTCGAGACCCTCGACGTGCACCTCGCCGAGAACAGCCGGCTGGTGCTCTACACCGACGGCCTCGTCGAGGACCGGCACCGTGACATCGACGAAGGGCTGGAGATCCTGCGCTCCACGCTGGCCGGGCACCCCGGGCGGACCCCGGAGGAGACCTGCGAGGCCGTCCTGCGCACCCTCGTGCCCGCCCGCGCCCGCGACGATGTCGCCCTGCTGGTCGGCCGCACCCGCCGGATGGCCCCCGAGAACGTGGCGGAGTGGGAGGTGCCCTCCGACCCCTCGGCGGTCGCCCGGGTACGCGCCGACGTGTCGCGCAAGCTGAGTGAGTGGGGTCTGGCCGAGGAGGCCTTCACGACCGAGCTGATCTTCAGCGAGCTGGTCACCAACTCCATCCGCTACGCCACGGGCCCCATCGGCGTACGCCTGCTCCGCGACCGGACGCTGATCTGCGAGGTGTCCGACCGCAGCAGCACCTCCCCCCACCTGCGGCAGGCCGCCAGCATGGACGAAGGCGGCCGGGGGCTCTTCCTCGTCGCCCAGTTGGCGGAGCGCTGGGGCACCCGTTACACGGACGACGGGGGCAAGGTCATCTGGACGGAACAGCTTCTGCAGCCGTAG
- a CDS encoding YqjF family protein — protein MRPLMTQSWQDLAFLHWAADPADVAPLLPAGTEPDTLDGVTYVGLVAFRMYRVGWLRLPGIPYLGTFPETNVRLYSRDAHGRRGVVFRSLDASRLIPVGVARAGFRLPYVWSRMAIRRDGGTLTYTSSRLAPGPRGAHSRIVVRTGDRIRTPSALEHFVTARWGMHSTFRGRTMYLPNAHPRWPLHRAHLLACDEDLVTAAGLPAPAGEPESVLYSPGVRVCFGRPARP, from the coding sequence ATGAGACCACTGATGACGCAGTCCTGGCAGGACCTCGCGTTCCTGCACTGGGCCGCCGACCCGGCCGACGTGGCGCCACTGCTCCCCGCGGGCACCGAACCGGACACGCTGGACGGCGTCACCTACGTCGGACTGGTCGCCTTCCGCATGTACCGCGTCGGATGGCTGCGCCTGCCCGGCATCCCCTACCTCGGCACGTTCCCCGAGACCAACGTCCGCCTCTACTCGCGGGACGCGCACGGCCGGCGCGGGGTGGTCTTCCGCTCCCTCGACGCCTCGCGCCTGATCCCCGTGGGCGTCGCCCGCGCGGGGTTCCGGCTCCCGTACGTCTGGTCCCGCATGGCGATCCGGCGCGACGGCGGCACCCTCACGTACACCAGCTCGCGGCTGGCCCCCGGCCCCAGGGGCGCCCACAGCCGGATCGTGGTGCGCACCGGCGACCGCATCCGCACCCCCAGCGCACTCGAACACTTCGTGACGGCCCGCTGGGGCATGCACAGCACCTTCCGCGGACGCACGATGTACCTCCCGAACGCCCATCCCCGCTGGCCCCTGCACCGTGCGCACCTCCTCGCGTGCGACGAGGACCTCGTAACGGCCGCGGGACTCCCCGCGCCCGCCGGGGAGCCGGAGAGCGTGTTGTACTCGCCCGGCGTCCGGGTGTGCTTCGGACGCCCGGCCCGCCCGTAG
- a CDS encoding CBS domain-containing protein, whose product MMLVQMQPRSTDATAAGRTVADAMDTAGPQVCDDMTVEALSVMASARTGHLLVCDDGGLCTGLVTRSRLAAFRDGSAYSDRVRLRDILSGRGPFTSPVTTIAEAGHMMRHSDVDALPVVDEYGSALGVLALAR is encoded by the coding sequence TTGATGCTGGTCCAGATGCAGCCCCGCTCGACCGATGCCACAGCCGCAGGAAGGACGGTGGCCGACGCGATGGACACCGCCGGACCTCAGGTCTGTGACGACATGACCGTCGAGGCCCTGTCCGTCATGGCCAGTGCCCGTACCGGACATCTACTTGTCTGCGACGACGGCGGCCTGTGCACCGGGCTGGTCACCCGGTCCCGGCTCGCAGCGTTCCGTGACGGCTCCGCGTACTCGGACAGGGTCCGGCTGCGGGACATCCTCAGCGGCCGAGGGCCGTTCACCTCGCCCGTGACCACCATCGCCGAAGCCGGGCACATGATGCGCCACAGCGACGTCGATGCTCTGCCTGTGGTCGACGAATACGGCAGTGCCCTGGGCGTTCTCGCCCTCGCCCGCTGA
- a CDS encoding DEAD/DEAH box helicase, translating to MNPTRTNNRSSRSRAADPGRGGSRFSSTASTRSAAPARSGGSGRSAGNGRRRAAVQGEFALPLTVTPALPAVEAFADLDMPGQLLAALTAQGVSVPFPIQGATLPDTLAGRDALGRGRTGSGKTLAFGLALLARTAGQRAEPRRPLALVLVPTRELAQQVTDALAPYARSVKLRMATVVGGMPIGRQANALRGGAEVVVATPGRLKDLIDRGDCRLDQVAITVLDEADQMADMGFMPQVTELLDQVRPKGQRMLFSATLDRNVDRLVRRYLSDPVVHSVDPSAGAVTTMEHHVLHVHGADKNRTTTEIAARDGRVIMFLDTKRAVDKLTDHLLASGVRAAALHGGKAQSQRTRTLTQFKTGHVTVLVATNVAARGIHVDNLDLVVNVDPPTDHKDYLHRGGRTARAGESGSVVTLVTPNQRRDMTRLMTAAGIVAQTTQVRSGEEALGRITGAQAPSGIPVTITAPVVERRRRRAPSRGRRSSASAAGRVTAHQASFDAAA from the coding sequence ATGAACCCCACACGTACGAACAATCGTTCCTCCCGCAGCCGTGCCGCCGACCCCGGCCGGGGCGGTAGCCGCTTCAGCTCGACCGCCTCGACCCGTTCCGCTGCCCCGGCCCGTTCCGGCGGTTCGGGCCGCTCGGCCGGCAATGGGCGGCGGCGCGCCGCGGTTCAGGGCGAGTTCGCTCTGCCGCTCACGGTCACTCCCGCGCTGCCTGCCGTCGAGGCGTTCGCCGACCTCGACATGCCGGGGCAGTTGCTGGCGGCGCTGACCGCCCAGGGGGTGAGCGTCCCGTTCCCGATCCAGGGGGCGACCCTGCCCGACACCCTCGCGGGTCGCGACGCCCTGGGACGTGGGCGCACCGGCTCCGGAAAGACCCTCGCCTTCGGCCTGGCGCTGTTGGCCCGCACCGCCGGTCAGCGTGCCGAGCCCCGCCGGCCACTGGCCCTGGTCCTCGTGCCGACGCGTGAGCTGGCCCAGCAGGTGACCGACGCCCTGGCCCCATACGCCCGCTCGGTCAAGCTGCGCATGGCCACCGTCGTCGGCGGGATGCCGATCGGCCGGCAGGCCAACGCGCTGCGCGGTGGCGCCGAGGTCGTCGTGGCGACGCCTGGCCGGCTCAAGGACCTCATCGACCGCGGTGACTGCCGACTCGACCAGGTCGCGATCACCGTGCTGGACGAGGCCGACCAAATGGCTGACATGGGCTTCATGCCCCAAGTCACCGAACTTCTGGACCAAGTACGCCCCAAGGGGCAGAGGATGCTGTTCTCCGCCACCCTGGACCGTAACGTCGACCGCCTGGTCCGCCGGTACCTCAGCGACCCGGTCGTCCACTCCGTCGACCCCTCCGCCGGTGCGGTCACCACAATGGAGCACCACGTGCTCCACGTCCACGGCGCGGACAAGAACCGTACGACCACCGAGATCGCAGCCCGCGACGGCCGGGTGATCATGTTCCTTGACACCAAGCGGGCCGTGGACAAGCTCACCGACCACCTGCTGGCCAGCGGTGTGAGGGCCGCCGCTCTGCATGGCGGGAAGGCGCAGTCGCAGCGCACCCGGACCCTGACCCAGTTCAAGACGGGGCACGTCACCGTACTCGTGGCCACGAACGTCGCCGCCCGCGGCATCCACGTCGACAACCTCGACCTCGTCGTCAACGTGGACCCGCCGACCGACCACAAGGACTACCTGCACCGCGGCGGCCGAACCGCGCGGGCGGGGGAGTCCGGCAGCGTCGTCACCCTTGTCACCCCCAACCAGCGCCGGGACATGACCCGCCTCATGACCGCCGCCGGCATCGTGGCCCAGACGACCCAGGTCCGCTCCGGCGAAGAGGCACTCGGTCGCATCACCGGCGCCCAGGCCCCCTCAGGTATTCCTGTGACGATCACCGCGCCGGTGGTCGAGCGGCGCCGGCGCCGCGCGCCCTCACGCGGTCGGCGCAGCTCCGCCTCGGCGGCCGGGCGAGTGACCGCGCATCAGGCTTCCTTCGACGCCGCTGCCTGA
- a CDS encoding cold-shock protein: MASGTVKWFNAAKGFGFIEQDGGGADVFAHFSNIAAQGFRELLEGQKVTFDIAPGQKGPTAENIVPS, encoded by the coding sequence ATGGCGTCAGGCACTGTGAAATGGTTCAACGCAGCCAAGGGTTTCGGCTTCATCGAGCAGGACGGCGGCGGCGCTGACGTGTTCGCCCACTTCTCGAACATCGCCGCCCAGGGCTTCCGTGAGCTGCTCGAAGGTCAGAAGGTCACCTTCGACATCGCACCGGGCCAGAAGGGCCCGACGGCCGAGAACATCGTTCCCTCCTGA
- a CDS encoding limonene-1,2-epoxide hydrolase family protein, protein MSVAESESVVREFWESFGPTCDEAIATCKRLVADKVAWESVLADANPVGTLEELVNDLERARRDLGAEGYQFDVKFIATQGDVVLSQRIEKILAKDGSVLLVFDVMALTRVENGKITWNRDYFYNTQPEEWGRDQ, encoded by the coding sequence GTGAGTGTCGCCGAATCTGAATCCGTAGTGCGGGAGTTCTGGGAGAGCTTCGGTCCTACCTGTGATGAGGCGATCGCCACCTGCAAGCGGCTCGTCGCCGACAAGGTCGCCTGGGAATCGGTTCTCGCAGACGCCAACCCCGTCGGCACCCTCGAAGAACTGGTGAACGACCTCGAACGGGCTCGCCGTGACCTGGGCGCCGAGGGCTATCAGTTCGACGTCAAGTTCATCGCCACGCAGGGGGATGTCGTCCTCAGTCAACGCATCGAGAAGATATTGGCAAAGGACGGGAGCGTTCTGCTCGTATTCGACGTGATGGCTCTCACGCGCGTGGAGAACGGCAAGATCACCTGGAACCGCGACTACTTCTACAACACCCAGCCCGAGGAATGGGGTCGTGACCAGTAG
- a CDS encoding GNAT family N-acetyltransferase, whose amino-acid sequence MEIRTFEEPDWPQVWPVVEQIIRKGDTFCYDPLQTEVQAHDLWVVPPPGHVVVAVEDQRVLGTSNMYANRPGPGSHIASGNLMVAPEARGRGVGQALGEYLLDWARSSGFAGVQFNAVAASNTPAVRLYERLGFAMIGTVPGAFRHPVLGPVGLHVMYHNLGS is encoded by the coding sequence ATGGAGATCCGAACGTTCGAGGAGCCTGATTGGCCGCAGGTCTGGCCGGTCGTCGAGCAGATCATCCGCAAAGGGGACACCTTCTGCTACGACCCGCTACAAACTGAGGTGCAGGCGCACGACTTGTGGGTGGTACCGCCGCCAGGGCACGTCGTGGTCGCTGTGGAGGACCAGCGCGTACTCGGCACCTCCAACATGTACGCCAACCGGCCAGGACCGGGTTCGCACATCGCCAGCGGAAACCTCATGGTCGCGCCAGAAGCGCGCGGTCGGGGTGTCGGCCAAGCATTGGGCGAGTATCTGCTGGACTGGGCGCGAAGCAGCGGATTCGCCGGCGTGCAGTTCAACGCTGTCGCGGCCTCCAACACACCGGCGGTCAGGCTGTATGAGCGTCTCGGGTTCGCCATGATCGGCACCGTTCCCGGCGCGTTCCGGCATCCAGTGCTGGGTCCGGTCGGCCTGCATGTCATGTACCACAACCTGGGCTCGTGA
- a CDS encoding glycoside hydrolase family 76 protein, producing MSAALCAALTTLSTLAVGGLSSAPAAAASAVVCNKYCDARDPALSAQDRVPATATVSARSIALHFNDADAMGWASIDNGGPNDRVWLDRSLDGGLTWAAGSALGDTSVPAGGRGWRTQMYNVDDWNNQGVGALRACGQPAGGPIACTPWARTTWNAGSRSTAAATALMMSFDRGSKLFGGNGWWTGANALTAIIDNIRISGMNSYAYAIAETYEKNVNAQGGQFRNEYLDDTGWWGLAWIAAYDLTGDRRYLDTARADADHMYANWNSTCGGGVRWSTNGNYKNAITNELFLHLTSALHNRIPGDTAYLERAKSEWNWFQRSGMINAERMINDGLTDSCANNGQPTWTYNQGVILGALTEFHKATGDAGLLTTARGLADASTARLEAGGVLREPGEGDNCTGDGPSFKGAYVRGLGVLNRRLSDRPYAAALTRWANSAYDRNRNPLDQYGPHWAGGSSTTGYGCQQSVLDVLNAATR from the coding sequence ATGTCTGCCGCCCTCTGCGCCGCTCTGACAACGTTGTCGACCCTTGCTGTCGGCGGACTGTCATCAGCCCCCGCCGCGGCGGCGTCCGCGGTCGTGTGCAACAAGTACTGCGACGCGCGGGATCCAGCGCTGAGTGCCCAGGACCGTGTCCCCGCCACGGCCACGGTCTCCGCGCGGTCGATCGCGCTGCACTTCAACGACGCCGACGCGATGGGTTGGGCATCCATCGACAACGGCGGTCCCAACGACCGTGTTTGGCTGGACCGGTCGCTGGACGGCGGCCTGACCTGGGCGGCTGGAAGCGCTCTCGGCGACACCTCGGTGCCTGCCGGAGGGCGGGGCTGGCGCACACAGATGTACAACGTCGACGACTGGAACAATCAGGGCGTCGGAGCCCTTCGGGCCTGCGGCCAGCCGGCCGGAGGCCCCATCGCGTGCACGCCTTGGGCGCGTACCACCTGGAACGCGGGCAGCAGGAGCACGGCCGCGGCAACCGCCCTGATGATGTCGTTCGACCGGGGCAGCAAACTCTTCGGTGGCAACGGCTGGTGGACCGGCGCCAACGCGCTCACCGCGATCATCGACAACATCCGGATCAGCGGCATGAACAGCTATGCCTACGCCATCGCCGAGACGTACGAGAAGAACGTCAACGCGCAAGGAGGGCAGTTCCGCAACGAGTACCTCGACGATACCGGGTGGTGGGGCCTGGCCTGGATCGCCGCTTACGACCTGACCGGCGACCGCAGGTACCTCGACACCGCCCGGGCGGACGCGGACCACATGTACGCGAACTGGAACAGCACATGCGGTGGCGGTGTCCGGTGGAGCACCAACGGCAACTACAAGAACGCCATAACCAACGAGCTGTTCCTTCATCTCACCTCGGCCCTGCACAACCGGATACCGGGTGACACCGCCTACCTGGAGCGGGCGAAGAGCGAATGGAACTGGTTCCAGCGCAGCGGCATGATCAACGCTGAGCGAATGATCAACGACGGTCTCACCGACTCCTGCGCCAACAACGGTCAACCCACTTGGACTTATAACCAGGGCGTCATCCTGGGCGCACTGACCGAGTTCCACAAGGCCACCGGTGACGCCGGCCTCCTGACGACGGCGCGCGGCCTGGCCGACGCCTCCACCGCCCGGCTCGAGGCCGGCGGCGTCCTGCGCGAACCAGGGGAGGGCGACAACTGCACGGGAGATGGCCCGAGCTTCAAGGGCGCCTACGTACGCGGCCTCGGCGTCCTCAACCGCCGGCTGTCGGACCGCCCTTACGCCGCGGCCCTCACCCGCTGGGCGAACAGCGCCTACGACCGCAACCGCAACCCGCTCGACCAATACGGCCCGCACTGGGCCGGAGGTAGCAGCACCACCGGCTACGGCTGCCAGCAGAGCGTTCTGGACGTGCTCAACGCAGCCACGCGCTGA